Part of the Longimicrobium sp. genome is shown below.
GATGCCCTCGTACTACATCTCCCGCTCGCACCCGGTGTGGGACGAGCGCGTGCGCGGGAAGTGGGCGCTGGAGGTGGGCGGCGCCGTCGCGCGGCCGCTGCGGCTGACGCTGGAGGACCTGGCGAAGCTGCCGCACGTCACGCAGCGCATCAACCACTACTGTGTGGAGGGGTGGACGGCGTCCACGCAGTTCACCGGCGTGCGCGTCAGCGAGCTGGCCAGGCTCGCCGGCATCAGGCCGGACGCGGGCTACGCCGACTTCCAGAGCTTCGACAGCGGCTACCACGAGAGCTGGGATCTGGAGAGCGCCATGCACCCGCAGACGCTCGTCGCCTTCGCGCGCGAGGGCCGCTTCCTGGACGCGTGGTACGGCGCCCCCGCGCGCGTGCACTCGCCGGTGAAGCTGGGCTACAAGAACACCAAGTATTTAACCCGAGTTGTCTTCATGCCCCAGCGCAACGGCGGATACTGGAGCGACAAGGGGTACGAGTGGTACGGGGGGACGTGAGTTACGCCTCGCCCACGGGTGACGGAAGGCCCGCCGGGGATGCGTCCCCCGGCGGGCCTTTGTCACTGTGACCTTGTGCCGTCCATCCGCGCCTTCGTGACGGGGGACAGGCCCCCGCGTCAGGGCGTGGTGTACGGGCAACCCCAGGTGATGGGGCACCCGAGGGTCTTGGTGGTGCACTGCGCCGCGTTCTGAGTGATGTCGTGCGCGAGCACCGTCCCGCGCCAGTCCGGCGTCTCCTGCGTCGCGAAGCTGGCGATCCGCAGCGACTCCACGTCCAGCTGGATCTTTCTCATCCGTTCATCTCCGGATTGTGTGTGGATGCGCATTCGGAAGCCGAAGGCGCACGGAGTGGGATGGGCGGAGCGGACGTTCGTTTCCGGGCAGATCAGCCCGGCCAGGGCTGCCCTTCTTCATCGCTCCTCCGGATGCGGGGTGCGCGCTGGCGACATCCCAGCAGAGGGGTGGGTGTTCCCGTGGCGGCGCGAACAGCGCGCGTGGTGCGGGGCGTGCGCCAAGGCCGTCGGGGTGTGATGAGGGTGGGCTCGGCTCCACGATACCGATGTCCGGGTTCTCCGGTCAAGGCACATAAATCGTCGGAGAAGAAGGCGTTTCAGGGAAAGCGAAGAGTCGGGGGTCTCGACGGCGCCCTGCAACCCTCAGACGCTGATTGCCTGTACTGCGCGAGGCCGCCCGCTGGTCTATCGTGCGTATGCGTATCCCGTCGTTATGGACGCCGCCTCCGCGCGCTCATCGGCTGCCTGCCCGGGATCCGGCAGGCGCGCTGAGCCGGCCGCGGGCGGATGATCTCGCCGGGAAGCAAATCGCGGTTGGACTGTCGCATGAATGGAGACCGGGCGCCTCCGCGGGGAGGCGCCCGGTTTTCGCTCGACACCGACGGGTGGATCGCGCCCCTCCGGGGCGAATCGGGCGGGAAGAGACCCTCCGGTTTCCGCGGCCGGGCACTTCGTTCGATCCGGGTGTGCCCGGCGAGCGTCAGCAGGGATAGAAGAAGCAGGTAAACTGCACGCAGTTGCTCGCCTCGATGCAGGTAGGACCACCGCAGGTTTCGTTGTCGCGACGCGTGGCGAACGCCGCCACCGTCCCTTCGGTCTCCTCCTCCGTTCGCACGGAAAAGCTCTCCACTTCCAACCGTTCCAGGCTCAGGCGCAGCTTCTTGCCCATGGGGGTATCTCCAGGATGGTGGTTTCGGACGACGGGCGGGAACCGTGCATGCGCGACCCGGGGGGCGGATGGCGCCCCTCCGGGCAGCGCTGGCGATTGAAGGGTAGCGTGATCGGTGATGCGATCTCAATGCTGGAGGGATGAAGCGCGGTGGGTGGGGACGAAACGGCCTCTTCCGACGTCGACCCGCCGACGAGTGTTGGCGGCGGCCGTAAATCTGACACTTCCCCGGGTCTGGTGTCAGACGGGGATTTCCGCGGCGATGTCGGCGGCGCGGGAGCCGCTTGCGGCGAACACCTCCGCGGAGAGGTGCGATCGCACCGCGTCGACCAGATCGTCCGGGCTGCCTTGCACGGCTTCGCCCTCGCACGTCCATGCCGCGGCCTCCGGGAGCTGGTCCAGGCAGGTGACGGCGACGGCCATCCGGAGCCCGTCCGTGCGGTCCAGCATCTCCGTGTCGCGGAAATCCTCGGCGATGCGGTCGCGGAGCGCGGCGACGTCCAGCAGGGCGTAGCGGAGCCGGCCCTGGAACGCGTGCGGCACGTTCGTGAGATCGTACACGCCGGGGAACGGCTTCTCCGCGAGTTCGCCCTGCAGCGGGCCGGCGCCGTGGCGCGTCATGTAGGCGCGCGTGGCGTAGGTCACCAGCAACTCGGCGGGCGGCAGCTCGTTCAGCATCTCCGCCACGTTCCGCACGCCCGTGTTGGAGCGGGTGACGTGCGGAAACGCGCCGCGCGTCTGGTCCAGCGCCAGCCCCTGCGCGCCCTCGAAGACGACCGTCTCGTGCTCGCCCAGCACCTCCGTGTCGGCGCGGACGTGGGCGCGCTGGAGGAAGTTGTCCAGAACCGCGAGCCAGCTCTCGGCCAGCGCTTCGCTTTCGATCATCTCCCGCCGCCGCTGGTATTCCGCCTCGATGCCGAGCGTGGCGACGCGCCGGGGCACCCACGTCTTCCGGATGCGCCGGAGCATCGTTTCCACCGCCGCGGGGCCGTTCAGCGCATCGCCGGCGGTCAGGCGGAAGCCCCGGCTGTCGCTCCGCGTGACCGTCTCGTTGATGCCGAGGCCCACGCTGCCGTGGCGCGCGGCCCCGCGGCTCGTCTCCACCATCTCGTTGATCAGCATGTCGTAGGGCGTGGTGACGAGCGCCCGCGGATCGACGGAGACGAGCGGGTCGATGCCGAGCGCTTCCAGCTCCCCACGCTCGCGCTGGAAGATGATGGGGTTGGCGATGAAGTGCCGGGTGAGCAGGGTATCGGCGCCGGCCAGCGTCCCCGCGCCGAAGTGGCTGAACACGTGGCGGCCGCCGTCGTCCGTCACGACAGTGTGCCCGGCCTGCGCTCCCCCGTTGAACCGGGCGACCAGGACTCCATCTCCCCCGTACGTGCGGGCGAGGAAATCCGTCATCAGCCCCTTTCCTTCATCCCCGAAATTCGCACCGATCACCACGCTGGCGTGCTTCATGGCCGGCTCTCTCGCGGGTTGGCGGGGAGGACGATCTCTCCCCGCGTCGTCATCATCTACCGAAAACGCAGTGTGGAGCGCCCGGGTGCCGGACGGATCCGCCCGGCACCCCGGGTCCAGATGGGGCTACAGGGTGACGAGCCCCGCCTCCGCGACCGCGCCGGCGGTCAGGCCGCGGAGCGCGCTCCGCACCACCAGCGAGGTGTCGCCGCTCCACGAGGCGGCCACGGCGTCCTTGTCGTGCCCCTGCCGCACCTGCAGGATGCTGACGATGATCTCGCCCAGCTTCGTGTAGTCGTCCACGGGGATCGCGTTCTGGCCGAGCAGCGCGCGCCACTCGTCCAGCACCTGCGGGTAGGTGCGGGCGTGGCTCCCCTGCATGATGACCAGGTGGTACACGTCCCAGCTGCGGCGCGCCATCGCCAGCAGCTCGGCGGTGGTGTAGTCGCGCTCGGCGTCGGTGCCGAAGACGGTGCGGATCTGCGCGCGGGTGAGCGCCGGCGGCACGCCCTCGTCGCCGTAGGTGAAGAGCACGCCCTTCTCGCCGCGCTTCTCGAAGGCGTCGGTGCTGGTGTGCATGGCGGCGAAGTACCACGGCAGGTGGTAGCTCTCGCTGCGGTTGCCGCCGCCGCCCCGCTCCACGTACAGCGCCTGGGTCTGGGTGCCGAGCTCCGTGGCGCCCGCCTCGAACTGCGTCACCTGCAGCGGCGCGCGGTCGTGGCACTCCACGTCGCCGATTGCCGCCACCAGGATGTGCGGATCGCTCACGGGCTGCCGGCCGTAGATCTCCAGCGCAATGGCGGGGAGCGATTCCTTCAGCAGGAGGTACGCGAGCTCGTCCATCGAGCCGGTAACGTCGCCGGCGATGATGATGGGGGTGGAGCGCGGGTTCACGGCGCTGTCGCGCGACTCGCGCACCCCGTTCTTCATCTTCGCCGGGTCGTTCGCGGCCACCATCCCGGTGGTGTTCAGGACCTGGTTCTTCGTCCTCCCGGCGAACGACCGGGCGGCGAAGGCGTTCCATTCGTCGGCGGTGAATCGGCTGCTTCCCATGGTTTCCTCTCGGTGAAGGTTGGCTCCGTTCTGCTACGCTCCGCCGTAAATCTCCTGCGGCGTCAGGTCCATCACGACGAACCTTCGCGGGCCGAAAGCCGCGTCGCGCGCGCGGGCCCAGTTCGCGTAATCCTCAATCCCGTCGTCGTCCCCCGGCGTGGTCACCCACCGCGCGAGCGGCGCGGGAATGGCGGGGTCGCGGAGCAGGCGCGTGCCTCCGGGATCGCCGAGCAGCGTGCGCCCGGCGAGCCGGATGAGCTCGCGGTCCAGCTTGGGGGTCGCCCGCTTGGCCGCCGTGGCGTGGGGGGGAAGGATGGTCTTCCACACGTTCACGCTCGCTCCCGGCAGGTGCGTCATCGCCTCGCCCTCCCGCCGCGCGTACCACCAGCCGCCCAGCAGCATCCCCGCGTGGTCGTTGGGGGAGATGAAGTAGCTGTCCAGGTCGATGGCGTTGTGCGTGAGCCCCGCCCAGGTGAGGTACGCGCCCAAGTTGTGGAGGGTGCTGAGGATCCAGGCCACGTGGCGCGGGTCCATCCTCCCGCCCAGGTGGTCCAGCACGTCGCGCAGGCGGATGACGCCGGGGGATTTGGCGATGACGAGCGCGGGGCCGTCGGCCGTCTCCGCCTCCAGCTCGATGCGGGGGAGGAAGCGGGAGACCTCGTCGCGCATGGCGTCGTTCGCGTAGCGGAAGCCGCGGATGGTGCGGACGGCGTTCCGGCACAGCGCGCGGTGGTCTTCGCGGAAGAGATACGTGACCGAACGCGGGCTGATGAAGAGCGTGCCGAGCTCGAAGGTGTGGCGGCGCAGGTAGCGAACGACGAGGCGTTTTCCGCTCCGCAGCACCAGCTCCCGTACGCCCGCGCCGGTCCACGTCTTCGCCTCGATCTTCGTGTCGCGCGCGTTCTTCAGCGCGCTCAGGTGCTTGAACGATTCGGTGTTGGCGGGGTGGCGGTCCGGGTGGAAGTCCAGCGCGAGCCTGCGGTACAGCCGCCGGTCGCGCTCGTCGTCGCCGCTGAACAGCTTCTCCGGCTGCCAGGCGGGAATCGCGAGGAGCGCGGCGGCGGTGATCGTGGCCGGTGCGTCGGTGAGGGTAGGCATGATCTCGTTTCTGCCGCGTCTCGGGATGGTGCGGATTCGCAGGACTTGGCCTGCCTCTATATCATTCTCAAAATGAGAATAATCCGGTTGCTCGAACGTGTCAAGCATTTCGACGGTCTGAGCTCGTCTGCACTGCTCCTGCTTTCCGATGTCCGCGCCGCGGTCCATGTTTCCCCCGGAGGCTGATCCGTCTCCGGTGCGGCGGTTGCGGCGGCGGATGGGATCGGTCGGGACGATGACGAGAAAGAGCGGGGGATGAGGGGACGCGAAGATTCTGTGCGCGCGTTCGGGATGGTGCGGCGTGGCTGAGCGCGCTGGGGCGACGCTGCTGGCGGAGCACCCGCACCGGCGGCTGAACCCGCTCACCGGCGAGTGGGTGCTGGTGTCGCCGCACCGCGCCCTGCGGCCGTGGCAGGGGCAGGTGGAGCCCGTGCTGCGCGCCGAGCGGCCGGCGTACGATCCCGGCTGCTATCTCTGCCCGGGGAACCCGCGGGCCGGCGGCGCGCGGAACCCGCAGTACGCCGGCACCTTCGTGTTCGACAACGACTTCGCCGCGCTGCGGCCGGATGCACCCGAGGCGGGCGTGGACGTGGACGGGCTGCTGGTGGCGCGCGCGGAGCCGGGCGTCTGCCGCGTCGTCTGCTTCTCGCCGCGGCACGACCTGACGCTGGCGGAGATGGCAACGCCCGGCATCCGCCGCGTGGTGGACGTGTGGGCGGAGCAGTACGCATCGCTGGGGAGCCGGCCGGAGATCGGCCACGTGCAGATCTTCGAGAACAAGGGCGAGATGATGGGGTGCAGCAATCCTCATCCGCACGGCCAGATCTGGGCGCAGCGCTCCATCCCCCTCATCCCCATGCGCGAAACGGCGACGCAGGCGGAGCACCACCGCCGCCACGGGCGCACGCTGCTGGGCGACTACCTGGCGCTGGAGGAGGCGCGCGGCGAGCGCACGGTCTGCGCGAACGACGCCTTCGCCGCGCTGGTGCCGTTCTGGGCGGTGTGGCCGTTCGAAACCCTCGTCATCTCCCGCCGCCCCGTGGCCGATCTCGCCGCGCTGGACGACGCGGAGCGCGACGGGCTGGCGGACGTCCTCCGGCGGCTGACGGCACGCTACGACGCGCTGTTCGGCATCTCCTTCCCCTACTCCGCCGGATTCCACCAGGCGCCCACGGACGGGGAGCCGCACCCGGAGTGGCACCTCCACATGCACTTCCATCCCCCGCTGCTGAGGTCCGCGACCGTGCGCAAGTTCATGGTGGGATACGAGATGATGGCCGAGCCGCAGCGCGACCTGACCCCCGAGGCCGCGGCGGAGCGGCTGCGCGCGGTCCCGGAGGACGGCCGGGGAGGCGGCGCATGAGGCTCCTGGTCACCGGCGGCGCGGGGTACATCGGCAGCGTGGTGGTCACGCAGCTGGCCGACGCGGGGCACCAGGTGGTCGTCTTCGACCGCCTGTCGCAGGGGCACCGCAAGGCGGTCGACCCGCGCGCGGAGCTCATCGTCGGCGACCTGGCGGACCGCGCGGCGGTGGAAGACGCGATGGCGGCGCACCGCCCCGAGGGAATCCTGCACTTCGCCTCGCACACGCTGGTGGGCGAGTCGATGGAGCGGCCGTTCCTGCACCTGGGCGAGAACGTGCGCAACGGGCTGAACCTGCTGGAATCGGCGGTGGAGCACGGGGTGCGGCGCTTCATCCTCTCCTCCACCGCCAACCTGTTCGGCGTGCCGGACGCCATCCCCATCCCCGCCGACGCGGCGATCCGGCCGGGGAGCCCGTACGGCGAGAGCAAGCACATCCTGGAGCGGCTGCTGCACTGGATGGACGACCGCTTCGCGATGCGGTACGCGTCGCTACGCTACTTCAACGCGGCGGGCGCTGTGTCGCCGGACCGGGGCGAGGACCACGACCCGGAGACGCACCTGATCCCCGTCGTCCTCCAGGTGGCGCTGGGGCAGCGCGAGGCGGTGATGATCTTCGGCGACGACTACGACACGCCGGACGGCACCTGCGTGCGCGACTACATCCACGTGGCGGACCTGGCCGACGCGCACGTGCGCGCGCTGCACGCGCTGGATGGCGGGAGCCGCACCTACAACCTGGGGAACGGCCGCGGCTTCAGCGTGCGCGAGGTGATCGAGACGGCGCGCGCGGTCACCGGCCACCCCATCCCCGCGCGGGTGGCGCCGCGCCGGCCGGGCGACCCCGCGGTGCTGGTGGCCGAGAGCGAGCGCATCCGCCGGGAGCTGGGGTGGGAGCCGCGGCACGGCGAGCTGCGCGACATCATCGCCAGCGCGTGGGCGTGGCACCGGGCGCATCCCCACGGCTACGCGGATCGCTCGGGGGGATCGGACGACTCGGGACCCGCATCTCCATCTTCATCCCCATCCCGATGAACGACAATGGCTTGCGGGAGACGGTGGTTCGGGCGTTCGCGGAGCGCTTCGGCGCGCCGCCGGCCTTCGTGGCGCGCGCGCCGGGGCGGGTGAACCTGATCGGCGAGCACACCGACTACAGCGGCGGCTTCGTGCTGCCGATGGCCATCGACCGCGCGGTGTGGATCGCCCTCCGCCCGCGGGCCGATTCGCGCGTCTCCGTCGCGTCGCTGGACTTCGGGGAGACGGGGGAGTTCGACCTGGGGCGGCTGGAGAGCGCGGGCGGCGGCTGGCTGGAGTACGTGCGGGGGATGGCGTGGGCGCTGGGGGACGAGCTCGCGCTGCGGGGATGGGAGGGCGTGGCGAGCGGCGACGTGCCGAAGGGCGCCGGGCTGTCGTCCAGCGCCGCGCTGGAACTGGCGGCGGCGCGCGCGTTCGCGGCGGTTTCGGGGATCGACTGGGACGCGCGGCGGATGGCGCTGCTGGCGCAGAGGGCCGAGAACGGCTGGGTGGGCGTGCGGTGCGGGATCATGGACCAGATGATTTCGGCCGCGGGCGAGGCGGGGCACGCGCTGCTGATCGACTGCCGCTCGCTCGAGACGCGCCCGGTCCCGCTGCCGCCCGGGACCGCGGTGGTGGTGATGGACACGGGCACGCGCCGCGGGCTGGTCGATTCCGAGTACAACGAGCGCCGCCGCGCCACCGAGGTGGCGGCAGAGCGCCTGGGCGTCCCCGCGCTGCGCGACGTGGACGTGGCGACGCTGGAGTCGCGCGCCGCGGAGCTGGACCCGGTGACGCTGCGCCGCGCCCGCCACGTGGTGGGCGAGAACGAGCGCACGCTGGCCGCCGCCGCCGCGCTGGAGCGCGGCGACGCCGCGGAGGTGGGGCGATTGGTGGACCTGAGCCACGCCAGCCTGCGCGACGACTTCCAGGTCTCGCGCCGCGAGCTGGACGCCATCGTGGAGCTGGCCCAGGCGCACCCCGCCTGCTTCGGCGCGCGGATGACGGGCGCGGGCTTCGGTGGCTGCGCGGTCGCGCTGGTCGAGCGATCGGCCGCGGACGACTTCGCCCGCAAAGTTGGTGATGCGTATCGCGCCGCCGTCGGCCTGGAGCCGCGCGTCTACGTCTGCGCCGCCGCCCCGGGCGCCTCGATCGAGGAGGTCAGGTAAGGACCAACGGCAGATGTCTCACACGGAGGAGTGGAGAAGCAGAGAGGCAGGATTCAGGCGCGTTCGGCCCGGCATCGCGCCCTCTCCGGCCGGCCGAGGCCGTCCACCTCTCCCGGACCGGGAGAGGTAGCTGGGCCGAATCTCCGCCACTCCGAAAGATAGCCGCGACCAGAGGATGCAGGCCCCGTGGATGCCGGACAGCCCCTCGCCCGGAACGGGAGAGGGCGAGCGCTCTCAGGCGCGGGGAGAGGGCAGCGATGCCGGAGGATGCACAGCGAAGCAGGGGAGCGGAGATGCCATCTCCGCTCCCCTGCTCGTCTTTTGTGGCGATGCACGTCAGCGCTTGAGCGTGCGGCCGTCGGCTTCGGGGACGGAGAAGAGCACGCGCAGCTCGTCGGACACGCGCAGCGGGCGGCCGGTGGCGGTGGCGAGCGGGCACCAGAGGGTGCGCGCCCGCGCCAGCAGCGTCCCGTCGCCCGCGCGGACGATCTCGGTGTGGCGCTCCACGCGGACGGCGTCGGCCAGGCTCACCCAGGTGCGCGCGCGGACGGCGTCGCCCGGGAGCGCAGGGCGGCGGTAGTCGATCTCGTGCCGCAGCACCACCCAGCCCACCGCGCGCTGCACGTGCGGCGGCGCGACCGCCGTCCAGTGCGCGATGGCGGCCTCCTGCACCCAGCGCAGGTAGACGATGTTGTTCACGTGCCCGATGTCGTCCACGTCGCCGGGGAGGATGGCGACGGACGTCTCGAACGCGTCGGCGGAGGTCGCCATCGGGGGGCGCGGGTAGCGGGGAGTGCGCGATGATGCCGGGGTACAGGATGATGCCGCGCGCGGCGCGGGCGCGCAACGAGGCGCATGGCGGCGGGAGATGCCGCCGCGGCCCTCATCCTGCGCTTCCCGCGCGCCGGCTGTTCCGGGGGGAATCCGGGGGGAAGTCGACGAGCAAGAGAGACGTCAATCTGAGAGACGTCATCCTGAGGCCGGCCACGCTGAACTTGTCACGGCGATGAAGATGGCAGGCCGAAGGATCTATAGCCGGGGCGCCACGTCACTTTCGAATGCGCGGTGATGCTGGCCAGCGATGCAGGGCAACGCACGTGCGCGTCCGACACAGACGTGCGGGACGAGTATGGATCCTTCGGCCTGCAAGCGTTTGTGACGACGCGGTTTCGGCGTGCCCGGCCTCAGGATGACGTCTCTCGTGGGGAGTCCGATTGGTGACGATCCCGGCCAGCCCAGCCCACATCGTATCCGACGGGAGGACATGAAGCGCATTCTGATGCTCCTTGCGGCGCAGGCCATCCTCGTTGCCCCGGCAGCCGCGCAGACGCAAACGCAGGCGCGGCGCGCGCGCGTCGACTCGCTGCTGGCGCGGATGACGCTGGAGGAGAAGGTGGGGCAGATGACGCAGCTCACCCTCTCCGCCTTCACCGCGCCGGGCACGCCCCACCGCGACAGCGTGCGGCTGGACGTCGCCAGGCTGCGCGAAGGGATCGTGAACCGGCACATCGGCTCCATCCTGAACGTCGAGCAGGGCGCGCTCACCGTGGAGGGGTGGCACGACGCCGTCCGCCGGATCCAGCGCGTGGCCATGCTCGAGACGCGGCTCGGCATCCCCATCCTCTACGGCATCGACTTCGTGCACGGGGCCAATTACACGCGCGGCGGCACCCTCTTCCCGCAGAACATCGCCATCGCCGCCACGTTCGACACCGCGCTGGCCCGCCGCGCCGGCGAGATCACCGGCGACGAGGCGTACGCGTCGGCGCTGCCGTGGAACTTCGCGCCGGTGCTGGACGTGGGCCGCCAGCCGCTCTGGCCGCGCTTCTACGAGACCTTCGGCGAGGACCCGTGGCTCGCGTCGCTGATGGGGCGCAGCCAGGTGGCGGGGATGCAGCGCGGCGGTCGCGTGGCGGCCACGATGAAGCACTACCTGGGCTACTCCAACCCCCGCTCCGGCCACGACCGCACCCCCGCGTACATGACCGTGCGCGAGGTGCGCGAGAGCTACCTGCCGCCGTTCGCCGCCGCGGTCCGCGCCGGCGCGCGCGCGGTGATGGTGAACAGCGGCGAGATCGACGGCGAGCCGCTGCACGCCAGCCGCTACTGGCTGACCGACGTCCTCCGCGGCGAGCTGGGCTTCGACGGGGTGATCGTGACCGACTGGGCCGACATCATCTACCTCAACACCCGCCACCACGTGGCCCCCACGCTGAAGGACGCGGTGCGGATGGCGGTGCAGGCGGGCGTGGACGTGAGCATGACGCCCAACGACTACCAGTTCTACGACGACCTGATCGCCCTGGTGCGCGAGGGCACCATCCCCGAGAGCCGCATCGACCAGTCCGTCCGCCGCATCCTGACGCTGAAGGCGGACCTGGGCCTGTTCGAGGCGCCGTTCCCCGACGAGACCGCCGCGCACCGCGTCGGCGGCGAGGCCTCCGCCGCCGTGTCGCGGCAGGCCGCGCGCGAGGCCATCACCCTGCTGAAGAACGAGGGCGGCGTCCTCCCGCTGCGGAAGGCCGCGCGCATCCTGGTCACCGGCCCGGCCGCGCAGTCGCTGACCGCGCTGAACGGGGGATGGACCTACACCTGGCAGGGGAGCGACGCGTCGCAATTCCCAGCCGGCCCGCGGACGCTGCTGGAGGCGATGCTGAAGCGCGGCCGCGACGTTCGCTACGTCCCCGGCGCCGCCTTCGCCGACACGATGGACATCGCGGCCGCCGCCCGCGCCGCGCGCGACGCCGACGTGGCGGTGGTGGCGGTCGGGGAAGACGCGTACGCCGAGACGCCGGGAAACATCGACGATCTCACCCTGCCCGAGCCGCAGCTGCGGCTGGTGGAGGCCATCGAGGCGACGGGGACGCCGGTGGTGCTCGTCCTGGTCGAGGGCCGCCCGCGCGTCATCACCCGCGTGGCCGGCGGGGCCAGGGCGATCGTGATGGCGTACTGGCCGGGGATGCACGGCGGCGAGGCGCTGGCCGACGTCCTCTTCGGCGACGCCAACCCGTCCGGCCGCCTCCCCTTCACCTATCCCCGCGCGGTGAACCAGCTCGTTCCCTACGACCACAAGCGCACCGACGAGATCGGGCCGGCCGCGGCCAACGCCTTCCATCCCCTCTTCGAGTTCGGCAGCGGCCTGGGCTACACGACCTTCGCCTATTCCGGCCTGAAGACCGGCGCGGCCACGCTCCGCCCCGGCGGCACCCTCCCCGTCACCGTCACCGTCCGCAACACCGGCGGCCGCGAGGGAACGGAGACGGTGCTGTTCTTCACCCGGCAGCGGTTCGCGTCGCTGTCGCCCGCGGTGCGGCGGCTGCGCGGCTTTCAGCGCATCACCCTGCAGCCGGGCGAGGCGCGGACG
Proteins encoded:
- a CDS encoding molybdopterin-dependent oxidoreductase; this translates as MMDRRRFLALGGLSAAALLAEACDSRGPRSAQSILRWAERENEGVERFLFRHTSMDHAASARNVAGRMPSYYISRSHPVWDERVRGKWALEVGGAVARPLRLTLEDLAKLPHVTQRINHYCVEGWTASTQFTGVRVSELARLAGIRPDAGYADFQSFDSGYHESWDLESAMHPQTLVAFAREGRFLDAWYGAPARVHSPVKLGYKNTKYLTRVVFMPQRNGGYWSDKGYEWYGGT
- a CDS encoding adenylosuccinate synthetase codes for the protein MKHASVVIGANFGDEGKGLMTDFLARTYGGDGVLVARFNGGAQAGHTVVTDDGGRHVFSHFGAGTLAGADTLLTRHFIANPIIFQRERGELEALGIDPLVSVDPRALVTTPYDMLINEMVETSRGAARHGSVGLGINETVTRSDSRGFRLTAGDALNGPAAVETMLRRIRKTWVPRRVATLGIEAEYQRRREMIESEALAESWLAVLDNFLQRAHVRADTEVLGEHETVVFEGAQGLALDQTRGAFPHVTRSNTGVRNVAEMLNELPPAELLVTYATRAYMTRHGAGPLQGELAEKPFPGVYDLTNVPHAFQGRLRYALLDVAALRDRIAEDFRDTEMLDRTDGLRMAVAVTCLDQLPEAAAWTCEGEAVQGSPDDLVDAVRSHLSAEVFAASGSRAADIAAEIPV
- a CDS encoding J domain-containing protein, encoding MPTLTDAPATITAAALLAIPAWQPEKLFSGDDERDRRLYRRLALDFHPDRHPANTESFKHLSALKNARDTKIEAKTWTGAGVRELVLRSGKRLVVRYLRRHTFELGTLFISPRSVTYLFREDHRALCRNAVRTIRGFRYANDAMRDEVSRFLPRIELEAETADGPALVIAKSPGVIRLRDVLDHLGGRMDPRHVAWILSTLHNLGAYLTWAGLTHNAIDLDSYFISPNDHAGMLLGGWWYARREGEAMTHLPGASVNVWKTILPPHATAAKRATPKLDRELIRLAGRTLLGDPGGTRLLRDPAIPAPLARWVTTPGDDDGIEDYANWARARDAAFGPRRFVVMDLTPQEIYGGA
- a CDS encoding UDP-glucose--hexose-1-phosphate uridylyltransferase is translated as MAERAGATLLAEHPHRRLNPLTGEWVLVSPHRALRPWQGQVEPVLRAERPAYDPGCYLCPGNPRAGGARNPQYAGTFVFDNDFAALRPDAPEAGVDVDGLLVARAEPGVCRVVCFSPRHDLTLAEMATPGIRRVVDVWAEQYASLGSRPEIGHVQIFENKGEMMGCSNPHPHGQIWAQRSIPLIPMRETATQAEHHRRHGRTLLGDYLALEEARGERTVCANDAFAALVPFWAVWPFETLVISRRPVADLAALDDAERDGLADVLRRLTARYDALFGISFPYSAGFHQAPTDGEPHPEWHLHMHFHPPLLRSATVRKFMVGYEMMAEPQRDLTPEAAAERLRAVPEDGRGGGA
- the galE gene encoding UDP-glucose 4-epimerase GalE, with the translated sequence MRLLVTGGAGYIGSVVVTQLADAGHQVVVFDRLSQGHRKAVDPRAELIVGDLADRAAVEDAMAAHRPEGILHFASHTLVGESMERPFLHLGENVRNGLNLLESAVEHGVRRFILSSTANLFGVPDAIPIPADAAIRPGSPYGESKHILERLLHWMDDRFAMRYASLRYFNAAGAVSPDRGEDHDPETHLIPVVLQVALGQREAVMIFGDDYDTPDGTCVRDYIHVADLADAHVRALHALDGGSRTYNLGNGRGFSVREVIETARAVTGHPIPARVAPRRPGDPAVLVAESERIRRELGWEPRHGELRDIIASAWAWHRAHPHGYADRSGGSDDSGPASPSSSPSR
- the galK gene encoding galactokinase codes for the protein MNDNGLRETVVRAFAERFGAPPAFVARAPGRVNLIGEHTDYSGGFVLPMAIDRAVWIALRPRADSRVSVASLDFGETGEFDLGRLESAGGGWLEYVRGMAWALGDELALRGWEGVASGDVPKGAGLSSSAALELAAARAFAAVSGIDWDARRMALLAQRAENGWVGVRCGIMDQMISAAGEAGHALLIDCRSLETRPVPLPPGTAVVVMDTGTRRGLVDSEYNERRRATEVAAERLGVPALRDVDVATLESRAAELDPVTLRRARHVVGENERTLAAAAALERGDAAEVGRLVDLSHASLRDDFQVSRRELDAIVELAQAHPACFGARMTGAGFGGCAVALVERSAADDFARKVGDAYRAAVGLEPRVYVCAAAPGASIEEVR
- a CDS encoding acyl-CoA thioesterase, producing MATSADAFETSVAILPGDVDDIGHVNNIVYLRWVQEAAIAHWTAVAPPHVQRAVGWVVLRHEIDYRRPALPGDAVRARTWVSLADAVRVERHTEIVRAGDGTLLARARTLWCPLATATGRPLRVSDELRVLFSVPEADGRTLKR
- a CDS encoding glycoside hydrolase family 3 N-terminal domain-containing protein — translated: MKRILMLLAAQAILVAPAAAQTQTQARRARVDSLLARMTLEEKVGQMTQLTLSAFTAPGTPHRDSVRLDVARLREGIVNRHIGSILNVEQGALTVEGWHDAVRRIQRVAMLETRLGIPILYGIDFVHGANYTRGGTLFPQNIAIAATFDTALARRAGEITGDEAYASALPWNFAPVLDVGRQPLWPRFYETFGEDPWLASLMGRSQVAGMQRGGRVAATMKHYLGYSNPRSGHDRTPAYMTVREVRESYLPPFAAAVRAGARAVMVNSGEIDGEPLHASRYWLTDVLRGELGFDGVIVTDWADIIYLNTRHHVAPTLKDAVRMAVQAGVDVSMTPNDYQFYDDLIALVREGTIPESRIDQSVRRILTLKADLGLFEAPFPDETAAHRVGGEASAAVSRQAAREAITLLKNEGGVLPLRKAARILVTGPAAQSLTALNGGWTYTWQGSDASQFPAGPRTLLEAMLKRGRDVRYVPGAAFADTMDIAAAARAARDADVAVVAVGEDAYAETPGNIDDLTLPEPQLRLVEAIEATGTPVVLVLVEGRPRVITRVAGGARAIVMAYWPGMHGGEALADVLFGDANPSGRLPFTYPRAVNQLVPYDHKRTDEIGPAAANAFHPLFEFGSGLGYTTFAYSGLKTGAATLRPGGTLPVTVTVRNTGGREGTETVLFFTRQRFASLSPAVRRLRGFQRITLQPGEARTVTFTLSADDLTYVGRDGRPVLEAGTFDVMVGGLTASFTVATGATDATGAAASTGGGTTR